Sequence from the Deltaproteobacteria bacterium genome:
GCACGGTGGCGGGCCGCCGGACGCGGCCCGAAGTGGATTCGCCTTGAGACGGGGTTGGTTCGGTACGACATACGAGACGTCGAGGCGTATCTCGATGCGCAGCGGCGGTGTGGTGGGGCGCCACGCGCGGAGACGGTGCGATGACTGCCGAGACGGAGGCCGGGGGTCGGCGCAGCGACCGGATCGGGCGCGCGCTATCTCTGCTCTGTGCCGATTGTGCCGCGCTACTGGCGCACGCGATCGAGGATGCTGCGGCATTGGGTCTGGGCACCGCTGCCATCACCGAGGCACTCGATCGACGCCACGAGGCAGATGCTGCCGTCCGCGGTGCCCGCCGCCTCGCTCGGTCTGGGATGGGGTGATGGGCCGCTACCGTCGCGTCGACACGCGCATCTGGAACGACGAAAAGTTCAGCGCGCTCAGCGACCGCGCCAAGCTCGCATTCTTGTTCGTGCTCACTCACCCATGCATGACCTCGCTCGGTGCCATGCGCGCCTCGTCGGCCGGACTCGCCGCCGAGCTGGGCTGGGATCGCCGAACGTTCAGCGCGGCGCTTGGAGAGTGTGTTGAGCGCGGCATGGTGCAGT
This genomic interval carries:
- a CDS encoding helix-turn-helix domain-containing protein, with the protein product MDARPPEPLLTDAELAEILHVMPQTLARWRAAGRGPKWIRLETGLVRYDIRDVEAYLDAQRRCGGAPRAETVR